The following are encoded in a window of uncultured Sphaerochaeta sp. genomic DNA:
- the pdxT gene encoding pyridoxal 5'-phosphate synthase glutaminase subunit PdxT, producing MRVGVLALQGGFVEHVHALNKLGVSSLEIRSTQDLQIPFDALILPGGESTVMGRLLRELDLYYPLMDLIAQGLPVWGTCAGMILLASELEGEVNTHLALMPITVRRNAFGRQLGSFSSIGMFEGIGEIPMTFIRAPIIQGADKNVHMLAEYDGFSVAARYDTMLVTAFHPELTNDTRVLQYFLGMTGCGH from the coding sequence ATGAGAGTTGGCGTATTAGCACTGCAAGGAGGGTTTGTAGAGCATGTTCACGCATTGAACAAGCTGGGGGTCTCTTCCCTTGAGATTCGTAGCACGCAAGATCTACAGATTCCGTTTGATGCCTTGATCCTCCCCGGTGGGGAGAGTACCGTCATGGGTAGGCTGCTTAGGGAGCTTGATCTCTATTACCCCCTCATGGATTTAATCGCTCAGGGATTGCCGGTATGGGGTACCTGTGCCGGCATGATACTGCTCGCGAGTGAATTGGAGGGAGAGGTCAATACCCATCTGGCGCTCATGCCTATCACTGTCCGAAGGAATGCATTCGGACGGCAGCTTGGGAGTTTTTCCTCCATTGGCATGTTTGAGGGCATTGGCGAAATTCCCATGACGTTTATCCGTGCTCCAATCATTCAGGGGGCTGACAAAAATGTACACATGTTAGCAGAGTATGATGGCTTCAGCGTTGCAGCAAGATATGATACGATGCTGGTGACTGCGTTTCATCCGGAGTTGACGAATGATACTCGGGTCCTCCAGTATTTTCTGGGGATGACAGGCTGCGGACACTAA
- a CDS encoding bifunctional diguanylate cyclase/phosphodiesterase, whose amino-acid sequence MELVVMELFLLVVVVSIVVSQKQATLLVKHQDIDVVGVAIAYIGYLALAVLSHVHIRGLFPFPPAIARLVTILHIISIPLLIFIWMNSIEKRLLSKRCYSLFSRVQGALLVLFSVASFVDLTFNRLFVFSPELLIIGGPGIPLMLGLSTLFVLVEFYAALVRWKHIEWHERAIMVLTALFLLFSLVLFETFKQPYMLSLSSAFMLLLSFLSWQRKELLLDLLTRIPNNQAFQEALKQGIASRQRRTILLLDIENFRLLNERYGEDGGDAILRSFADFLKTTYEQAGVFRIGGNRFVLMFPWLTHNELVREVNLIKEKTTKGCTIGETQVSFHVNIAIVEIPLQKNTVDEVVESLSFTMTEIKEKRRQPVIIFNQKLIGVRQRRLDILSILRKALLEQDMIQVYFQPIMDIDGNKPVAAEALMRLQDERMGIISPGEFIPLAEQAGLISMYTEIMLQKVCAFLLAHPSVQDRLSHVSINIVAEDLAVGDVACKLLDMLSQKGIDEKKIGFEVTESMVLSSDPVVTKSWQALRNMGVRFFLDDFGTGYANLESLVNLPFDVVKIDRSVVSNTTNSYELLSLIAGMLQRLGKEVIAEGVETLEQLERVKSNRISYVQGYYFSKPLPPGDFLSWLEASSDH is encoded by the coding sequence ATGGAACTTGTGGTGATGGAGTTGTTCTTACTGGTTGTAGTCGTTTCCATTGTAGTAAGCCAGAAACAAGCAACATTACTGGTAAAGCACCAAGATATAGATGTTGTAGGTGTAGCAATTGCTTATATTGGGTATCTTGCGCTTGCAGTGCTCAGCCATGTGCATATACGTGGCCTTTTTCCGTTTCCTCCAGCCATTGCTCGGTTGGTAACAATTCTCCATATTATTTCAATTCCACTGTTGATATTCATCTGGATGAACAGTATTGAGAAACGGCTCCTTTCAAAAAGATGCTATTCATTGTTCTCTCGGGTACAGGGGGCGTTGCTTGTGCTTTTCTCAGTTGCGTCTTTTGTTGACTTAACGTTTAACCGACTCTTTGTTTTCTCCCCAGAGCTGCTGATAATCGGCGGTCCAGGGATACCACTCATGCTTGGTCTCAGTACGCTCTTTGTTCTGGTAGAGTTTTATGCCGCCTTGGTGCGATGGAAGCATATCGAATGGCATGAACGGGCCATCATGGTACTCACTGCACTGTTCCTGTTGTTCTCCTTGGTTTTGTTTGAGACCTTCAAGCAACCCTATATGCTCTCCCTCAGTAGTGCCTTCATGTTGCTACTCAGTTTTCTCTCTTGGCAGAGGAAGGAGTTGCTGTTGGATTTGTTGACCAGAATTCCAAACAATCAGGCATTTCAGGAAGCACTCAAACAAGGGATTGCCTCTCGTCAACGGAGGACCATCCTGCTTCTGGATATCGAGAATTTTCGCCTGCTCAACGAACGTTATGGAGAGGATGGGGGAGATGCAATCCTGCGTTCCTTTGCTGATTTTCTGAAAACCACCTATGAGCAAGCCGGGGTGTTCCGTATTGGAGGAAACCGATTTGTTCTGATGTTTCCCTGGTTGACACATAATGAGTTGGTCAGGGAAGTAAATTTGATCAAGGAAAAGACTACAAAGGGGTGTACCATTGGGGAGACTCAGGTCTCCTTTCATGTGAATATTGCCATCGTTGAAATTCCCTTGCAGAAAAATACGGTTGATGAGGTTGTTGAGTCTCTCTCCTTTACCATGACGGAGATCAAGGAGAAGCGAAGGCAGCCGGTCATCATCTTCAACCAGAAGCTCATCGGGGTGCGTCAGAGAAGACTTGATATCCTTTCAATCCTCCGAAAGGCGTTGTTGGAGCAAGACATGATACAGGTCTACTTCCAGCCGATCATGGATATAGATGGCAACAAACCAGTTGCTGCAGAAGCCTTGATGCGATTGCAGGATGAGCGGATGGGAATCATATCACCAGGCGAGTTTATTCCCCTTGCAGAACAAGCCGGTCTGATAAGCATGTATACAGAGATCATGCTGCAGAAGGTATGTGCCTTCCTTTTGGCACATCCCAGTGTACAGGATCGTTTGAGCCATGTTTCTATCAACATCGTTGCTGAGGACCTTGCAGTAGGAGATGTTGCTTGTAAGTTGTTGGATATGTTAAGTCAGAAGGGCATTGATGAGAAGAAGATAGGGTTTGAAGTGACGGAGTCCATGGTGCTCTCGAGCGATCCAGTTGTGACAAAGTCATGGCAAGCGTTACGAAATATGGGAGTCAGGTTTTTCCTGGACGATTTTGGAACCGGCTATGCCAACCTTGAGTCATTGGTCAACCTCCCCTTTGATGTCGTGAAGATTGACCGAAGTGTTGTTTCGAATACCACAAACAGTTATGAGTTGCTTTCCCTTATTGCGGGAATGCTGCAACGCCTTGGAAAAGAAGTCATTGCTGAGGGAGTAGAGACCCTCGAACAGCTGGAGAGGGTGAAAAGCAACAGAATCTCCTATGTACAAGGGTACTATTTCTCCAAACCACTTCCTCCTGGGGATTTCCTCTCTTGGTTGGAGGCAAGCTCAGATCACTAG
- a CDS encoding arsenate reductase ArsC, translating to MAKERIMFVCIHNSARSQMCEAFVKHYASDRFEAHSSGIEAGKLNPLVVQAMEEIGISMEGHYAKPAQEFIDRNEAFDYVVTVCDESNAERCPMFPGKSERMHWGFPDPSAITGSDEEKLEGIRPIRDAIHTRITDWLASC from the coding sequence ATGGCTAAAGAACGAATCATGTTTGTCTGTATCCATAACTCAGCAAGAAGCCAGATGTGTGAGGCTTTCGTAAAGCACTATGCAAGTGACCGATTTGAAGCACACAGCAGCGGAATAGAAGCCGGAAAATTGAACCCACTGGTTGTCCAGGCGATGGAAGAGATCGGAATCTCCATGGAAGGCCATTATGCAAAACCTGCCCAAGAATTTATCGATAGGAATGAAGCATTCGACTACGTTGTGACAGTTTGTGATGAGAGCAACGCCGAACGGTGTCCCATGTTCCCAGGCAAGAGTGAACGTATGCATTGGGGGTTCCCCGATCCAAGTGCCATAACCGGTAGTGATGAGGAAAAGCTGGAAGGGATCAGGCCAATACGCGATGCAATCCACACACGTATTACTGACTGGCTCGCTTCCTGCTAG
- a CDS encoding metalloregulator ArsR/SmtB family transcription factor gives MNEYDAEQFEDTAKRFKTLGHPMRLAIIEALFSRSYCVCELAELLGMHKSVTSKHLSALKQVGIIDMKREGTRVNCILTMPCVLEMMHCSIKPQNNEKE, from the coding sequence ATGAACGAATATGATGCTGAACAGTTTGAAGATACTGCAAAACGTTTCAAGACCCTTGGGCACCCAATGAGACTTGCTATTATTGAGGCACTCTTTTCGCGTTCCTACTGTGTCTGCGAACTTGCGGAACTACTTGGCATGCACAAGTCAGTCACTTCAAAACACCTCTCAGCATTGAAGCAAGTGGGAATCATCGACATGAAAAGAGAAGGAACCAGGGTCAATTGTATTTTGACCATGCCCTGCGTTCTGGAGATGATGCACTGCTCGATCAAACCACAAAATAATGAAAAGGAATAA
- a CDS encoding thioredoxin family protein yields MIIQILGTGCPKCKTLEANAVKAVEEGNIAATIVKVTDLDEIMEMGVMMTPALAIDGDVKSMGKVLNKNQVLSLIKESL; encoded by the coding sequence ATGATTATACAGATACTCGGGACGGGATGTCCCAAATGCAAGACATTGGAAGCAAATGCTGTCAAAGCAGTTGAAGAAGGAAACATCGCTGCAACGATCGTGAAAGTGACTGACCTCGACGAAATCATGGAAATGGGTGTCATGATGACCCCCGCCCTCGCAATTGATGGCGATGTGAAAAGCATGGGGAAGGTGCTGAACAAAAATCAGGTACTTTCATTGATCAAGGAGAGTCTGTAA